One stretch of Pontiella desulfatans DNA includes these proteins:
- the hpt gene encoding hypoxanthine phosphoribosyltransferase: protein MRAHDVKEILIDKQTIARRVDSLVDEIIATDQPDHLVVVGILKGSFMFFADLMRSFYRHNAHPHIDFMTLSSYGAGTVSSGTVQIIHDIRENLTDANVLLVDDILDSGRTLAFTKKLMIERGAKTVHSCVLLDKKANRAVEFEADFKGFEIDDLFVVGYGLDYDNLYRELPHIAKVNFQ from the coding sequence ATGAGAGCGCACGATGTAAAAGAAATCCTGATCGATAAACAAACCATTGCCCGGCGGGTGGACTCCCTGGTGGACGAAATCATTGCAACCGACCAACCCGACCACCTGGTGGTGGTGGGCATCCTGAAGGGCAGTTTCATGTTTTTCGCCGATTTGATGCGTAGTTTCTACCGCCACAACGCCCATCCCCACATCGATTTCATGACGCTTTCGAGCTATGGCGCGGGCACCGTCTCCTCCGGCACCGTCCAAATCATCCACGACATCCGCGAAAACCTGACCGATGCCAACGTCCTGCTCGTCGACGACATCCTCGATAGCGGCCGCACCCTGGCCTTCACCAAGAAACTGATGATTGAACGCGGCGCGAAAACCGTGCATTCCTGCGTCCTGCTCGACAAAAAGGCCAACCGCGCCGTGGAGTTCGAGGCCGACTTCAAGGGCTTTGAAATCGACGACCTTTTCGTGGTCGGCTACGGCCTCGACTACGACAACCTCTACCGCGAACTCCCCCACATCGCCAAAGTAAATTTCCAATAG
- the gltX gene encoding glutamate--tRNA ligase, which translates to MKVRTRFAPSPTGHVHIGNMRAAIYNWLFARHMGGEFLLRVEDTDRERSTPEAIQTLLEAMEWLKLDVDGEPLYQSTRMEAHLEAAEMLLSKGMAYKEDKGGTGQGECIIFKMPGTDSTFEDGIKGTLSKAAENMQDFVIVRSNGTPVFHLANVLDDIEQGVTHVIRGDDHVENTFRHIALYKALGAEVPNFAHLPMIVNAQGKPYSKRDGDAFVGDFREKGFLGDALFNYLALLGWSPGDDREVMSRDEMVEAFTLERCQSSAAQVDLKKLTWMNGEYMLKLPEEEFDSMAFAELEKAGIEAEPEYAQRVFGLVRERVKTVADLAPMVGYFFTDDYAYDEKAVKKKIQKDGVADILAQLKELLAALEVFDEASTDQALHDFVEASGLGFGAVMAPARIAVSGIQSGPDLFPMLDVLGRERVLKRIDRTVQLFLA; encoded by the coding sequence ATGAAAGTACGTACACGTTTTGCACCGAGCCCTACGGGCCATGTCCACATCGGCAACATGCGTGCCGCGATCTACAACTGGTTGTTCGCCCGCCACATGGGTGGGGAATTCCTTCTGCGCGTGGAAGATACGGACCGCGAGCGCTCGACCCCCGAGGCCATCCAAACCCTGCTCGAGGCCATGGAGTGGTTGAAGCTGGATGTCGACGGGGAACCGCTCTACCAGAGCACCCGCATGGAGGCGCACCTCGAAGCGGCGGAAATGCTCCTCTCCAAGGGCATGGCCTACAAGGAGGACAAGGGCGGAACCGGACAGGGCGAATGCATCATCTTCAAGATGCCCGGAACCGACAGCACGTTCGAGGACGGCATCAAAGGTACGCTTTCGAAGGCGGCGGAAAACATGCAGGATTTCGTCATCGTCCGCTCCAACGGGACGCCGGTGTTCCATTTGGCCAACGTGCTCGACGACATCGAACAGGGGGTCACCCACGTGATCCGCGGCGACGACCATGTGGAAAACACCTTCCGCCATATTGCGCTCTATAAGGCCCTCGGCGCCGAAGTCCCGAACTTTGCCCACCTTCCGATGATCGTCAACGCGCAGGGCAAGCCCTACTCCAAGCGCGACGGCGACGCGTTCGTCGGCGATTTCCGCGAAAAGGGATTCCTCGGCGATGCGCTCTTCAACTATCTCGCCCTGCTGGGCTGGTCGCCCGGCGACGACCGCGAAGTGATGAGCCGCGACGAGATGGTCGAGGCCTTCACGCTGGAGCGCTGCCAGTCGTCCGCCGCCCAGGTCGACCTGAAGAAGCTGACATGGATGAACGGCGAATACATGCTGAAGCTTCCGGAGGAGGAGTTCGATTCCATGGCATTCGCCGAGCTGGAGAAGGCGGGGATCGAGGCGGAACCCGAATATGCCCAGCGTGTGTTCGGGCTGGTCCGCGAGCGCGTCAAGACCGTGGCCGACCTTGCGCCGATGGTGGGCTATTTCTTCACCGATGACTATGCATACGACGAGAAGGCCGTGAAGAAGAAAATCCAGAAGGACGGCGTGGCCGACATCCTGGCCCAGCTGAAGGAGCTCCTGGCTGCCCTGGAAGTCTTCGACGAAGCCTCGACCGACCAAGCGTTGCACGATTTTGTCGAAGCGTCCGGCCTCGGTTTCGGAGCGGTGATGGCGCCGGCGCGCATTGCGGTTTCCGGCATCCAGTCCGGGCCGGACTTGTTCCCCATGCTGGATGTGCTGGGGCGCGAGCGTGTGCTGAAAAGAATTGATCGCACGGTTCAATTGTTTTTGGCATAG
- a CDS encoding ATP-binding protein → MQLISTSCFTTLAAVDLVKAWPFVMAMQLLVLLVLVWVLVWNRRLKRRMQRQSVDLERELERRVMAEAAREERLRDRDANIAMLVSVNEDTEEAREKLEEANEQLQEAIRRANELAVEAQAANIAKSEFLANMSHEIRTPMNGIIGVTNLLLDSGLTEDQQDLAATVHRSGKSLLAIVNDILDFSKIEAGHMEIEILDFDLKVVLGDLRAMLSLQAQRKGIGFDVRVDPEVPARLCGDVSRLRQILTNLVGNAIKFTEEGEVALAVLLSDRHDGHVHIRFEVRDTGIGIDPGHLAHIFGAFHQQDASTSRKYGGTGLGLTICKQLVEIMGGEIGAESAAGEGSVFWFEIPVDLQSGTSVQTAFDFVKTGTPKPCEDEVSATQDILLSTRMEIQAMDRDVRVLVVEDNLVNQTVAVRTLHKMGCIAEASKDGADAIELLANRHFDLVLMDVQMPKMDGLETTKAIREKEVAEALPRLPIIAMTAHALSGDRERCLEGGMDGYITKPINVAELSNAVFQSLGSQSD, encoded by the coding sequence ATGCAGCTCATATCCACATCATGTTTCACAACGCTTGCGGCGGTCGACCTGGTCAAGGCATGGCCGTTCGTCATGGCGATGCAACTGCTGGTGCTCCTTGTGTTGGTTTGGGTGCTGGTCTGGAACCGGCGGCTCAAGCGGCGGATGCAACGGCAGTCCGTAGATCTCGAGCGCGAGCTGGAGCGACGCGTGATGGCCGAGGCCGCCCGCGAGGAACGGTTGCGCGACCGCGATGCCAACATCGCCATGCTGGTGAGCGTGAACGAGGATACCGAGGAGGCGCGCGAAAAACTCGAGGAGGCCAACGAACAACTGCAGGAGGCCATCCGGCGTGCCAATGAACTGGCGGTCGAGGCCCAGGCGGCCAACATTGCCAAAAGCGAATTCCTCGCCAACATGAGCCATGAAATCCGAACCCCCATGAACGGCATCATCGGGGTCACCAACCTGCTGCTGGATTCGGGGCTCACGGAAGACCAGCAAGACCTGGCCGCCACGGTGCACCGCAGCGGCAAATCATTGTTGGCCATCGTGAACGATATCCTGGATTTCTCAAAGATCGAGGCGGGGCACATGGAGATCGAAATACTCGATTTCGATCTGAAGGTTGTGCTGGGCGATCTGCGGGCCATGCTGAGTCTGCAAGCGCAACGCAAAGGGATCGGCTTCGACGTGCGTGTGGACCCGGAGGTGCCTGCCCGGTTATGCGGCGATGTGAGCCGCCTCCGGCAGATCCTCACCAACCTCGTCGGCAACGCCATCAAGTTCACCGAAGAGGGTGAGGTGGCATTGGCTGTATTGCTTTCCGACCGCCATGATGGCCACGTCCATATCCGGTTCGAAGTCAGGGACACGGGCATTGGCATCGATCCCGGGCATTTGGCCCATATCTTTGGCGCATTCCATCAGCAGGATGCCTCGACCTCCCGCAAATATGGAGGAACCGGCCTGGGGCTGACGATCTGCAAGCAGCTGGTGGAAATCATGGGCGGCGAGATCGGGGCTGAAAGTGCCGCTGGCGAAGGTTCCGTTTTCTGGTTCGAAATCCCGGTTGATCTGCAGAGTGGGACAAGTGTCCAGACCGCATTCGACTTCGTGAAGACCGGCACACCCAAGCCGTGCGAGGACGAAGTGAGCGCCACCCAGGACATACTTTTGTCAACCCGTATGGAAATCCAGGCCATGGATCGGGATGTCCGGGTGTTGGTGGTGGAGGACAATCTCGTGAATCAAACCGTTGCCGTGCGCACGCTGCATAAGATGGGGTGTATTGCGGAGGCTTCGAAGGATGGTGCCGATGCCATCGAACTTTTGGCGAACCGCCATTTCGACCTGGTGCTGATGGATGTGCAGATGCCCAAGATGGACGGACTCGAAACTACCAAGGCCATCCGGGAAAAGGAGGTGGCGGAGGCGTTGCCCCGACTACCCATCATCGCAATGACCGCCCACGCCCTCAGTGGCGACCGCGAACGTTGTTTGGAAGGCGGCATGGATGGCTATATCACCAAGCCCATCAATGTTGCGGAGCTGTCCAACGCGGTCTTCCAATCTCTGGGGTCTCAATCGGATTAA
- a CDS encoding YveK family protein, with amino-acid sequence MKKALMVLGIILISMVPVVILASTVYTLMLPNIYQSTAVVSVRALGGAGCPNPCEHCGLSASALIQTEMAILESKPILHEVIKRLDLQSEWGRDREKLPRSVACKILRNSINISNRRNSPIVEISVRRDNPDEAADIANEMVATYRDAKRAQAKMDSVELIDIAEPNRRPVSPNLFLNTLLSVAFALGMGIVGLILLLAGLNKKPPPVPR; translated from the coding sequence ATGAAAAAAGCGTTGATGGTTTTGGGGATCATCCTGATTTCGATGGTTCCCGTTGTGATCCTGGCGAGCACCGTATATACCTTGATGCTTCCGAACATCTATCAATCAACGGCGGTGGTTTCCGTGCGGGCCCTGGGAGGGGCGGGGTGCCCGAATCCTTGCGAACATTGCGGACTCTCGGCCTCGGCGTTGATTCAAACAGAGATGGCGATCCTCGAATCCAAGCCGATTCTCCATGAGGTGATCAAACGCCTCGATCTGCAGTCTGAATGGGGGCGCGACCGGGAGAAACTGCCTCGTTCCGTGGCTTGCAAGATTCTGCGGAATAGCATCAACATATCAAACCGTCGCAACTCACCGATCGTTGAGATCAGCGTCAGGCGCGACAATCCGGATGAGGCCGCCGATATTGCGAATGAAATGGTGGCAACCTATCGCGACGCCAAGAGGGCGCAAGCCAAGATGGATTCGGTTGAGCTCATCGACATCGCCGAACCCAACCGCCGGCCCGTCAGCCCCAACCTGTTCTTGAACACCCTGCTTTCCGTTGCGTTCGCGCTGGGCATGGGCATCGTCGGGCTGATCCTGTTGCTGGCCGGCCTGAATAAGAAACCGCCGCCGGTTCCCCGCTGA
- a CDS encoding group II truncated hemoglobin: MSDNLENLHAQYREGDTQFRMAGGIEGITKLANDFYDVMESLPEARKILFMHPTDLTMSREKLAVFLCGYLDGPDRYAEKYGPMQLAPAHAHLAIGTAEKEAWLLCMEKALALQDYPREFQEFLLKRLSVPADRCRNRP; this comes from the coding sequence ATGTCCGACAATTTGGAAAATCTGCATGCCCAATACCGCGAAGGCGACACCCAGTTCCGCATGGCCGGGGGAATTGAGGGAATCACGAAACTGGCCAACGACTTCTACGATGTGATGGAATCGCTTCCGGAGGCGCGGAAGATCCTATTCATGCACCCGACAGACCTGACGATGTCGCGCGAAAAGCTGGCGGTGTTCCTCTGCGGCTACCTGGACGGCCCCGACCGGTATGCGGAAAAATACGGACCGATGCAACTGGCGCCGGCCCACGCCCATCTCGCCATTGGCACCGCGGAAAAGGAAGCCTGGTTGCTCTGCATGGAAAAGGCGCTGGCCCTGCAGGACTATCCCCGCGAGTTCCAGGAGTTCCTGCTCAAGCGCCTTTCCGTTCCCGCCGATCGTTGCCGCAACCGGCCCTAG
- a CDS encoding HEAT repeat domain-containing protein, producing MKSPMLPSDHQAARKRALELGRSGSPEALNELRVLLSTPSNDVQRLAASAIGKLAEFGVDAKRAVAALAPLAKEARHPQTQQYAIRALVKFGARAAGYQRRWNLKRKMADFLIEATAEELGLELATRNAKDFRQAMTVVPYEL from the coding sequence ATGAAAAGCCCTATGCTTCCCTCCGACCACCAAGCAGCTCGGAAACGCGCTTTGGAGCTGGGTAGAAGCGGGAGTCCTGAAGCCTTGAACGAGCTGAGAGTCTTACTTTCTACCCCCTCGAACGACGTTCAGCGGCTGGCGGCCTCGGCCATTGGGAAGCTTGCCGAATTCGGAGTGGACGCAAAGCGGGCCGTGGCCGCCCTTGCGCCTTTGGCAAAAGAAGCACGGCATCCGCAAACGCAGCAGTATGCCATCCGGGCGCTGGTGAAGTTTGGCGCCCGAGCCGCCGGTTATCAGCGGCGCTGGAACCTAAAACGGAAGATGGCCGATTTCCTCATCGAAGCCACGGCGGAAGAACTTGGACTCGAACTCGCCACACGCAATGCCAAGGATTTCCGGCAGGCTATGACGGTTGTGCCCTACGAACTATAG
- a CDS encoding bifunctional homocysteine S-methyltransferase/methylenetetrahydrofolate reductase → MKTILERMADQPLIFDGAMGTMIYSKGVFINTCYEHLCITNPKLVGGIHQEYADAGADVIETNSFGANRLKLQGHGLADQLEDINRASVRLARAAAGDAALVAGSVGPLLKSGQVFLESQAGELAEIFREQLAILADEGVDFFMLETFTHIQEAQLAAKVAKTLGIPVFVSMTVGIEGTTEKGRKVEQLVQTLENDGNVDGIGLNCGVGPAAAYSNAERALPLTSKPMVVMANAGYPQEVDGRMIYMASPEYFTEYAKRMIELGVRGVGGCCGTTPADIATAAKSIKSMTGVKQHVAISSHTDQEAPKVDVVPMAEKCGFAAKLARGEKVTSVEITPPRSIDLKPMLAQCQTCKDAGIDAINIPDGPRASARISPMVAALFVEREVGIETVLHYCCRDRNLIGMQSDLLGGYAGGLRNYLIITGDPPKLGDYPDSTPVFDVDAVGLTQVVNNLNHGVDVGGNPINPPTGILIGVGANPCAVEPERELQHYMNKIHAGAEYSITQPIFDPEALLRFMDAAAARGGTIPVVAGVWPLVSLRNAEFLANEVPGVEIPDAILERMSHAKTKEDGRKLGIEIAREICEAIADRVAGYQVSAPFGIVDLALQVLEN, encoded by the coding sequence ATGAAAACAATCCTAGAACGCATGGCAGACCAACCCCTGATCTTCGACGGGGCGATGGGAACGATGATCTATTCGAAGGGCGTGTTCATCAATACGTGCTACGAACACCTTTGCATCACCAATCCCAAACTGGTTGGCGGCATCCATCAGGAATATGCCGATGCCGGGGCGGACGTGATCGAAACCAACTCGTTCGGCGCCAACCGCCTGAAACTGCAGGGGCACGGACTGGCCGACCAACTCGAAGACATCAACCGCGCATCCGTCCGGCTGGCCCGGGCAGCCGCGGGTGATGCCGCGTTGGTTGCGGGATCGGTCGGGCCGTTGCTGAAGTCGGGCCAGGTCTTCCTTGAAAGCCAAGCCGGCGAACTGGCGGAAATATTCCGCGAACAACTGGCCATTCTTGCGGACGAGGGCGTCGACTTTTTCATGCTCGAAACCTTTACGCATATCCAGGAAGCGCAGCTTGCGGCCAAGGTGGCCAAGACGCTGGGCATTCCCGTTTTTGTTTCCATGACGGTCGGCATTGAAGGAACAACCGAAAAAGGCCGCAAGGTCGAACAGCTGGTCCAAACGCTGGAAAACGACGGGAACGTGGACGGCATCGGGCTCAACTGCGGCGTGGGCCCTGCGGCGGCCTACAGCAATGCCGAGCGCGCCCTGCCACTGACCTCCAAGCCGATGGTGGTGATGGCCAACGCCGGCTACCCGCAAGAAGTGGACGGCCGGATGATCTACATGGCTTCCCCCGAATATTTCACGGAATATGCCAAACGCATGATCGAACTCGGCGTGCGCGGCGTCGGCGGATGCTGCGGCACCACCCCGGCCGATATCGCCACGGCGGCCAAGAGCATCAAATCCATGACCGGCGTAAAGCAGCATGTGGCCATTTCCAGCCATACCGACCAGGAAGCCCCGAAGGTGGACGTGGTTCCAATGGCGGAAAAATGCGGCTTTGCGGCCAAGCTGGCCCGCGGCGAAAAAGTCACCAGCGTAGAGATCACCCCGCCCCGCTCCATCGATCTCAAGCCGATGCTCGCCCAGTGCCAAACCTGCAAGGATGCCGGCATCGACGCCATCAACATTCCCGACGGCCCGCGCGCCAGCGCGCGCATTTCGCCAATGGTTGCGGCGCTGTTCGTCGAGCGCGAAGTGGGCATTGAAACCGTGCTGCACTACTGCTGCCGCGACCGCAACCTGATCGGCATGCAGTCCGACCTGCTCGGCGGCTATGCCGGCGGCCTGAGGAATTATCTCATCATCACCGGCGATCCGCCCAAGCTCGGCGACTATCCGGATTCCACACCCGTATTCGACGTGGATGCCGTCGGCCTGACGCAGGTCGTCAACAACCTGAACCACGGCGTGGATGTTGGAGGCAACCCGATCAATCCGCCGACCGGCATCCTGATCGGCGTGGGCGCCAACCCGTGCGCGGTCGAACCGGAGCGCGAGTTGCAGCATTACATGAACAAGATTCATGCCGGGGCGGAATATTCCATCACCCAGCCGATCTTCGATCCGGAAGCCCTGCTGCGCTTCATGGATGCGGCGGCGGCCCGCGGCGGAACCATTCCGGTGGTCGCCGGCGTCTGGCCGCTGGTATCGCTGCGCAATGCCGAATTCCTCGCCAACGAAGTTCCGGGCGTTGAAATTCCGGATGCCATTCTTGAACGGATGAGCCATGCCAAAACCAAGGAAGACGGCCGCAAGCTCGGCATCGAGATCGCCCGCGAGATCTGCGAGGCGATTGCCGACCGCGTTGCCGGCTACCAGGTCAGCGCCCCGTTCGGCATTGTGGATCTTGCGCTGCAGGTGCTGGAAAATTGA
- the metH gene encoding methionine synthase — MAHKKYLNPFTHEHGQLFAELLQTQVLMLDGAMGTMIQKHKLEEADFRGDRFADHPSDLKGNNDLLTLTQPQVIEDIHTEFLEAGADIVETNTFSCTTVSQADYGLESLVRELNIEGAKLARKAVNRVLEKDPSRTLFVAGSIGPTNRTASISPDVNDPGYRAVSFDDLVAAYSEQAEALIEGGVDVLLVETVFDTLNAKAALYAIDEVFEKIGQRLPVMVSVTITDQSGRTLSGQTPTAFWYSIEHAHPISVGINCALGAEDMRPYIEELGEVAPCYISIYANAGLPNAFGGYDDSPADMAKIYDDFAQHGLANIWGGCCGTTPDHIRAMAEVVKKHPPRVPPEPDGAPRFSGLEPLRITPEMNLCMVGERSNITGSPKFARLIREGNLEEALQVARQQVETGANLIDINMDEGLIDSVAMMVKFLNLVASEPDICRVPIMIDSSKWEVIEAGLKCVQGKGIVNSISMKEGEDAFREHAKKIQRYGAGMVVMAFDEKGQADTTERRIEICTRAYRILVEELGIDPTDIIFDPNVFPIGTGMEEHRINATSFFEATKMIRETLPRCSVSGGISNVSFSFRGNNRVREAIHASFLYHGMEAGLNMAIVNPGMLEVYDEVEPGLLKAVEDVVLNRDEDATERLIDFAERIKAEGGDTKKEAEIQAWREGSVEERLSHALVKGIVDHIDADVEEARQKYERPLHVIEGPLMAGMGIVGDLFGSGKMFLPQVVKSARVMKKAVAYLLPYMDAEKDGGGSSSAGKVLMATVKGDVHDIGKNIVGVVLACNNFEVKDIGVMVPWDTILKEAKEWGADVIGLSGLITPSLDEMVHVAKEMEREGLKIPLLLGGATTSKKHTAVKIAPEYSGTAMHVLDASRAVTVVQSLLSGDEKFRSAVRFEYNAIREQHEASQEIRDFMPLDKARANAFDADWKGYVPPSPDFIGTQAVQVSVEALVPYIDWTPFFWTWELEGKYPAVLDHPEAQSLFDDAQAMLRQAMAENWFEPRGVHAFFPAARVGDSVEVYTDESRTEKLNTLQFLRQQMIKKDGTPNRSLADFVAPKEASCADYIGAFAVTTGPRVVEIADGYKADHDDYNAILVQALGDRLAEAFAEYLHEKARRDWGFGKDENLSPNEMVNEKYQGIRPAAGYPACPDHSEKITIFELLNATEQTGIELTESMAMNPPSSVSGLYFSHPDSRYFPLGRISKEQVEDYAQRKGWSIEVAEKWLSPNLGYNA, encoded by the coding sequence ATGGCACATAAAAAATATTTGAACCCTTTCACCCATGAACACGGGCAGCTTTTCGCGGAACTGCTTCAAACACAGGTGCTCATGCTGGATGGGGCCATGGGCACCATGATCCAGAAGCACAAGCTGGAGGAAGCCGACTTCCGCGGAGACCGGTTTGCCGACCATCCATCCGACCTCAAGGGCAACAACGACCTGCTCACGCTGACCCAACCGCAGGTGATCGAGGATATCCACACCGAGTTTCTCGAAGCCGGGGCGGATATTGTTGAAACGAACACCTTCAGTTGCACCACCGTTTCCCAGGCCGACTATGGCTTGGAGTCGCTGGTGCGCGAGTTGAACATCGAGGGAGCAAAACTGGCGCGTAAGGCGGTGAACCGTGTGCTAGAAAAGGATCCATCGCGCACCTTGTTCGTGGCGGGTTCCATCGGGCCCACCAACCGTACCGCCTCCATTTCGCCGGATGTGAATGATCCGGGCTACCGCGCCGTCAGCTTCGATGATTTGGTTGCCGCCTACTCCGAACAGGCCGAGGCCCTCATTGAAGGCGGCGTCGATGTTTTGTTGGTCGAAACCGTATTCGACACGCTCAATGCCAAGGCCGCGCTTTATGCCATCGACGAAGTGTTCGAAAAGATCGGCCAGCGCCTGCCCGTCATGGTATCCGTCACGATCACCGACCAATCCGGCCGCACGCTCTCCGGCCAGACGCCGACCGCGTTCTGGTATTCGATCGAACATGCGCACCCGATTTCGGTCGGCATCAACTGCGCCCTCGGCGCGGAAGACATGCGCCCCTATATCGAAGAGCTGGGCGAGGTTGCCCCGTGCTACATCAGCATCTACGCCAACGCCGGCCTGCCCAACGCCTTCGGCGGCTACGACGACTCGCCGGCCGACATGGCCAAAATCTACGACGACTTTGCCCAACATGGGCTTGCCAACATTTGGGGCGGTTGCTGCGGCACCACCCCCGACCATATCCGCGCCATGGCCGAGGTCGTCAAAAAACACCCGCCGCGCGTTCCGCCCGAACCGGACGGCGCCCCGCGCTTCAGCGGACTGGAGCCGCTACGCATTACACCGGAAATGAACCTGTGCATGGTCGGCGAGCGCTCCAACATTACCGGCTCCCCCAAGTTTGCGCGGCTGATCCGCGAGGGTAATCTGGAAGAGGCGCTGCAGGTGGCCCGCCAGCAGGTCGAAACGGGCGCCAACCTGATTGATATCAACATGGACGAGGGCCTGATCGACTCCGTGGCGATGATGGTCAAGTTCCTCAACCTCGTGGCTTCCGAGCCCGACATCTGCCGCGTGCCGATCATGATCGATTCCTCCAAATGGGAAGTCATCGAGGCCGGGCTCAAATGCGTCCAGGGCAAGGGCATCGTCAACTCCATCAGCATGAAGGAGGGCGAGGACGCCTTCCGGGAGCATGCCAAAAAGATCCAGCGCTACGGTGCCGGCATGGTTGTGATGGCGTTCGATGAAAAAGGCCAGGCCGACACCACCGAGCGTCGGATTGAAATCTGCACCCGCGCCTACCGGATCCTCGTGGAGGAGCTGGGCATCGACCCGACCGACATTATTTTCGACCCGAACGTGTTCCCGATCGGCACCGGGATGGAGGAGCACCGCATCAACGCCACCTCCTTTTTCGAAGCCACCAAGATGATCCGCGAAACGCTGCCCCGTTGCTCGGTCAGCGGCGGCATCAGCAATGTTTCCTTCTCGTTCCGCGGCAACAACCGCGTCCGCGAAGCCATCCACGCCTCCTTCCTCTACCACGGCATGGAAGCCGGGCTCAACATGGCCATCGTCAACCCCGGCATGCTGGAGGTCTACGACGAAGTCGAACCCGGGCTGCTCAAGGCGGTTGAGGATGTTGTGCTGAACCGCGACGAAGACGCAACCGAACGCCTGATCGATTTTGCGGAACGCATCAAGGCCGAGGGCGGCGACACCAAGAAGGAAGCCGAAATCCAGGCATGGCGCGAAGGCTCGGTTGAGGAGCGTCTTTCGCACGCCTTGGTGAAAGGCATCGTCGACCACATCGATGCGGACGTCGAGGAGGCGCGGCAAAAATACGAACGCCCGCTGCACGTGATCGAGGGGCCGCTGATGGCCGGCATGGGCATTGTTGGCGACCTGTTTGGATCGGGCAAGATGTTCCTGCCGCAGGTGGTGAAGAGCGCGCGCGTCATGAAAAAGGCGGTGGCCTATCTCCTGCCCTACATGGATGCCGAAAAGGACGGCGGTGGATCGTCCAGCGCCGGCAAGGTGCTGATGGCCACGGTCAAGGGCGATGTCCACGACATCGGCAAAAACATTGTCGGCGTGGTGCTGGCCTGCAACAACTTCGAGGTGAAGGATATCGGCGTCATGGTTCCGTGGGATACGATTCTCAAGGAAGCCAAGGAATGGGGTGCGGATGTGATCGGCCTTTCCGGCCTGATCACGCCATCGCTCGACGAAATGGTTCACGTGGCCAAGGAGATGGAGCGCGAAGGACTGAAGATTCCGCTCCTGCTCGGCGGCGCCACCACCAGCAAGAAGCACACGGCGGTGAAGATTGCACCCGAATACAGCGGAACCGCCATGCATGTGCTCGATGCCTCCCGCGCCGTGACCGTGGTGCAATCGTTGCTGAGCGGCGACGAGAAGTTCCGCAGCGCCGTACGCTTTGAATACAACGCGATCCGGGAACAACATGAGGCATCGCAGGAAATCCGAGATTTCATGCCGCTGGACAAGGCGCGCGCCAATGCCTTTGATGCGGACTGGAAGGGCTATGTCCCGCCCAGCCCGGACTTCATAGGAACCCAGGCGGTTCAGGTTTCTGTGGAGGCGCTCGTGCCCTACATCGATTGGACTCCGTTCTTCTGGACCTGGGAGCTGGAAGGCAAATATCCCGCCGTGCTCGACCACCCCGAAGCGCAGTCGCTCTTCGATGATGCCCAGGCGATGCTCCGGCAAGCCATGGCCGAAAACTGGTTCGAACCACGCGGTGTGCACGCCTTTTTCCCGGCGGCCCGCGTCGGCGACAGCGTGGAGGTCTACACCGATGAATCGCGTACCGAAAAGCTGAACACCCTTCAATTCCTGCGCCAGCAGATGATCAAGAAGGATGGAACGCCCAACCGGTCGCTGGCCGACTTTGTTGCACCGAAAGAGGCGAGTTGCGCCGACTATATCGGCGCGTTCGCCGTGACCACCGGGCCCCGCGTAGTGGAAATCGCCGACGGCTACAAGGCCGACCACGACGACTACAACGCCATTCTTGTGCAGGCGCTGGGCGACCGGCTGGCCGAGGCGTTCGCGGAATACCTGCACGAAAAAGCGCGCCGTGACTGGGGTTTTGGGAAGGACGAAAACCTTTCGCCCAACGAAATGGTCAACGAAAAATACCAGGGCATCCGCCCGGCGGCCGGTTATCCCGCCTGCCCCGACCACTCCGAAAAGATCACGATCTTCGAACTGCTGAACGCAACGGAACAGACCGGCATCGAGCTGACCGAAAGCATGGCGATGAACCCGCCCAGCTCGGTGTCCGGCCTCTATTTCTCGCACCCCGACTCGCGTTACTTCCCGCTCGGCCGAATCAGCAAGGAGCAGGTGGAGGACTATGCCCAGCGCAAAGGATGGAGCATTGAAGTCGCGGAGAAATGGCTCTCACCCAACCTGGGATACAATGCGTGA